A window from Mogibacterium neglectum encodes these proteins:
- the argS gene encoding arginine--tRNA ligase — translation MIDYKVQIAQIIAKQEIRLTAEEIAEMIEIPTDSKNGDFAFPCFRLAKTMRKAPQMIAADIASAIEAESIFDKVEQVNAYVNMFICKDAFVRNIISEVISLGREYGKSDVGDGKKVIVEFSSPNIAKPFHIGHIRSTVIGNSIYKLYNATGYDVVRINHLGDYGTQFGKMIVAYRLWGSEEELEKNPIKSLLKYYTKFHEEAEKDQTLDDKARETFAKLENGEPEEVELWKRFRELSLEEFSRVYKMLDIEFDSYAGESFYSDKMPAVLQELKDKNLMHESRGAQIVDLEDYDMPPAVITKSDGSSLYATRDIAAAIYRKQHYDFYKNIYVVATQQNLHFKQWKQVLSLMGYEWEKDCIHVPFGLVSLEEGTMSTRKGRVVFLEDVLKKAVEKTREIISEKNTSGIDIDEISKEVGIGAVIFQELSNNRIKDYVFSWDKILNFDGETGPYVQYTHARASSVLRNASSEELDRIKNCDISNFSYVTSDSAYELTKLIYRVPEVIREAAAKYEPSILTRHLIDIAQSFNRFYHDEHILVDNEEEKVEKLALVYASKVTIANCLAILGIKAPDKM, via the coding sequence ATGATCGACTATAAGGTACAGATTGCACAAATTATTGCTAAGCAGGAAATTAGATTAACTGCCGAAGAAATTGCTGAGATGATTGAGATTCCAACCGATTCTAAGAATGGTGATTTTGCATTTCCTTGCTTTAGATTGGCAAAGACTATGCGAAAAGCGCCTCAGATGATTGCCGCTGATATTGCATCGGCTATCGAAGCTGAATCTATCTTTGATAAGGTTGAACAGGTGAATGCGTATGTGAATATGTTTATCTGCAAGGATGCTTTTGTGCGAAATATCATTTCAGAAGTTATTTCCCTCGGACGAGAATATGGTAAATCTGATGTTGGTGACGGGAAGAAAGTAATAGTAGAGTTTTCATCTCCTAATATCGCTAAGCCGTTCCATATTGGACATATCAGGAGTACCGTTATTGGTAATTCCATTTACAAGCTGTACAATGCAACTGGCTATGATGTAGTTAGAATCAACCACCTCGGTGACTACGGCACGCAGTTTGGAAAGATGATAGTTGCCTACAGGCTTTGGGGCAGCGAGGAGGAACTCGAGAAAAATCCTATAAAATCACTTCTTAAGTATTATACGAAATTTCATGAAGAAGCTGAAAAGGATCAGACTTTAGACGATAAGGCCAGAGAGACTTTTGCTAAGCTAGAAAATGGAGAACCCGAGGAAGTGGAGCTGTGGAAAAGATTTAGAGAACTCAGCCTCGAAGAGTTCAGCAGAGTCTATAAGATGCTTGACATCGAGTTTGATTCGTATGCAGGTGAGAGTTTCTATTCTGACAAGATGCCTGCTGTTCTGCAGGAACTAAAGGACAAGAACCTCATGCATGAGTCGAGGGGGGCACAGATTGTTGACCTTGAAGATTATGATATGCCTCCGGCTGTTATCACTAAGTCTGACGGTTCAAGTCTGTATGCTACTAGAGATATTGCTGCAGCTATATACAGAAAGCAGCATTACGATTTCTACAAGAACATCTATGTAGTAGCAACTCAGCAGAATCTACATTTTAAACAGTGGAAACAGGTTCTATCACTTATGGGATATGAGTGGGAAAAAGACTGTATTCATGTTCCATTTGGTCTTGTTAGCCTTGAAGAAGGGACGATGTCAACTCGTAAGGGCAGGGTGGTATTCTTAGAGGATGTTCTTAAAAAGGCTGTTGAGAAGACTAGAGAGATAATCTCCGAGAAGAATACAAGTGGTATTGATATCGACGAGATTTCTAAAGAAGTAGGTATAGGTGCGGTTATATTCCAAGAATTATCTAACAATAGGATTAAAGATTACGTATTCTCATGGGATAAAATTCTTAACTTTGATGGGGAGACAGGACCTTATGTTCAGTATACACATGCTAGAGCATCTAGTGTCCTTAGAAATGCATCAAGTGAGGAATTAGACAGGATTAAGAACTGTGATATCAGTAATTTCAGCTATGTAACATCGGATAGTGCTTATGAGCTAACTAAGCTGATTTATAGGGTGCCAGAAGTAATAAGAGAGGCTGCAGCTAAGTATGAGCCATCAATTCTAACAAGACATCTGATAGATATCGCGCAGAGCTTTAATAGGTTCTATCATGATGAACATATTTTAGTGGATAATGAAGAAGAGAAAGTTGAAAAGCTAGCGCTAGTATATGCTTCTAAGGTTACAATTGCCAATTGCTTAGCGATTTTGGGTATAAAAGCGCCAGATAAAATGTAG
- a CDS encoding cell division protein ZapA encodes MEKCKADVTICGNDYVLSGDKSEDKIKEIAKYVDDELRHTSKMLNSNPNYRSAVLTAINLAEKLMDNSDLLLKLQTENHQLDNDVKHYISLWEDAKLQVSDLKDKMTTASDMNVQESEKYKALETKCSELESAYFDLQMENTNLKNEIRNLQKFRGENE; translated from the coding sequence ATGGAAAAATGCAAAGCAGACGTTACAATCTGTGGCAATGACTATGTCCTGTCTGGAGATAAGAGTGAGGATAAGATTAAGGAAATTGCCAAGTACGTTGACGATGAGCTTAGACATACCAGTAAGATGCTTAATAGCAATCCAAATTATAGAAGTGCGGTTCTTACAGCTATTAACTTGGCTGAGAAACTCATGGATAATAGTGATTTGCTGCTTAAGCTACAGACTGAGAATCATCAGCTCGATAACGATGTTAAGCACTATATCTCGCTCTGGGAGGATGCTAAGCTACAGGTATCTGATCTGAAGGATAAGATGACAACTGCATCAGATATGAATGTTCAGGAGAGTGAGAAGTATAAGGCTTTAGAAACCAAGTGTTCGGAACTTGAAAGTGCTTACTTCGATCTCCAGATGGAGAATACTAATCTCAAGAACGAAATTAGGAACTTGCAGAAGTTCAGAGGCGAGAATGAATAA
- a CDS encoding B12-binding domain-containing radical SAM protein — protein MKLLLSTVKTDCFDSKLALKNMYNVVGNSPLEVTLREFELSETDQRIYEELLDEKYSILYFHADAINESKIVHICEMIKKAIPSCITVVGGTEVSFETREFMLAHSEVDYVFRGEGEKILFDFVRSIITYSFDFESIDGLAYRENDEILVNKIGEPIRYEDIPFAYDKFGVQQGETVYYESSRGVPDTCHYSQYMPGVSLRSLSLNRICNELRYFLVKKVGKVEFVEKWFNYDVSRAYRIWEYLINNDNGVTSFSFDVNGDLLDEETVELLSEARHGLFHFDIDIESTNAVALAAAGRKENIYQLMYNVSKLLQNSKVHVRVVQRVGLPGETIELFERSFNKIYNLGADEFDIEVLRIKKGTMFRQKADEFGYEYSRGYPNEVITNDYISAANIVRIKLVAETVRTFEHGFENSISKIMFDAGMKPFEFFDGLTSFIMENDLSCKLGKAENLYRIIYTFAAELYDKNEDTLKLQVLQEVLHSDMNNNVSQDVIRRLERKGWEIHVKAKI, from the coding sequence ATGAAGCTATTGCTCAGTACAGTCAAGACGGATTGCTTTGATTCAAAGCTAGCACTCAAGAACATGTATAATGTCGTTGGGAACTCACCATTAGAGGTAACTCTCAGGGAGTTTGAATTGAGTGAAACTGACCAGAGGATTTATGAAGAGTTGCTGGATGAGAAGTATAGTATTCTGTATTTCCATGCTGATGCAATCAATGAATCCAAGATAGTGCATATTTGCGAGATGATTAAGAAGGCTATTCCGAGCTGCATCACAGTGGTAGGTGGCACAGAAGTGAGCTTTGAAACTCGCGAGTTCATGCTAGCACACTCAGAGGTGGACTACGTTTTCCGCGGTGAAGGCGAAAAGATCCTATTTGACTTCGTGCGTTCAATTATTACGTACAGTTTTGATTTCGAGAGCATAGATGGATTAGCTTACAGAGAGAATGACGAAATTCTTGTAAATAAGATTGGTGAACCGATTCGTTACGAAGATATTCCATTTGCATATGATAAGTTTGGAGTTCAGCAAGGTGAAACGGTATATTACGAATCGTCTAGAGGGGTTCCCGATACCTGTCATTACTCTCAGTACATGCCGGGGGTATCGCTGCGTTCATTATCTCTAAACAGAATTTGTAATGAACTCAGATATTTCCTTGTCAAGAAAGTTGGGAAGGTAGAATTTGTAGAAAAGTGGTTCAATTACGATGTTTCGAGAGCATATAGAATCTGGGAGTACCTTATCAACAACGATAATGGTGTCACATCGTTCTCATTCGATGTGAATGGTGATTTGTTAGATGAGGAAACGGTTGAACTACTTAGCGAGGCAAGACATGGTTTATTCCACTTCGATATAGATATTGAGAGTACCAATGCAGTTGCACTAGCGGCAGCTGGGCGTAAGGAAAATATTTATCAGCTTATGTACAACGTATCTAAGCTTTTACAGAATAGCAAAGTCCATGTAAGAGTTGTACAGCGAGTAGGGCTGCCAGGGGAGACGATAGAATTATTTGAAAGATCGTTTAACAAGATATATAATCTTGGCGCTGATGAATTTGACATCGAAGTTCTACGTATTAAGAAAGGAACGATGTTCAGACAAAAAGCAGATGAATTCGGCTATGAATACAGCAGAGGATATCCAAATGAAGTCATAACTAATGATTATATTTCGGCTGCAAATATAGTTAGAATCAAGCTAGTGGCTGAAACTGTAAGGACATTTGAGCATGGTTTTGAAAATTCTATTAGCAAGATTATGTTCGATGCAGGCATGAAGCCATTTGAGTTTTTTGATGGACTTACATCATTCATAATGGAAAACGATCTTTCGTGCAAGCTGGGTAAAGCAGAGAATCTGTATAGGATCATATATACTTTTGCTGCAGAGCTGTACGATAAAAATGAAGATACATTGAAACTGCAGGTCCTTCAGGAAGTTCTTCACAGCGATATGAATAACAATGTTTCGCAAGATGTGATTAGAAGATTAGAGCGTAAAGGTTGGGAAATACATGTCAAAGCAAAAATCTAA
- the ftsZ gene encoding cell division protein FtsZ has translation MMEFVSDFVSSTDNAAIIKVVGVGGGGCNAINRMVDENLQGVTFIAVNTDKQALAKCKAEVKIQIGEKLTGGRGAGANPEIGQKAAEETLEEISGYLQDADMVFVTAGMGGGTGTGAAPIIAKAAMDCGALTVAVVTKPFSFEGKKRWNRATKGIQYLTNFVDSLVIIPNDRLIDSSEKNTTMLEAFSMADDVLRQGVQGISDLISEYGIVNVDFADVKTIMEGRGVAHMGVGIGTGDNRIEDAVRNAIESPLLETSIDGARSILLYVCGGYDMGMQDISKIASKIQDEADPDANIIFGATVNENMNDKVSITLIATDFTSGGLSAPINETPEVASPSVRGTRVNVDGLEGQIVDMSDFMKEDHKDNSGSSDFDVPDFLK, from the coding sequence ATGATGGAATTTGTTTCAGACTTCGTATCCAGCACTGATAATGCTGCGATTATCAAAGTCGTAGGTGTAGGCGGCGGCGGTTGTAACGCCATAAATAGAATGGTTGACGAGAATCTTCAAGGTGTAACCTTTATTGCGGTTAACACTGACAAGCAGGCTCTTGCAAAATGCAAAGCTGAAGTAAAGATTCAGATAGGAGAGAAGCTAACAGGTGGTCGTGGTGCAGGTGCTAATCCTGAGATTGGACAGAAAGCAGCTGAGGAGACTCTAGAGGAGATTTCAGGTTATCTGCAGGATGCAGATATGGTGTTTGTTACCGCAGGCATGGGTGGTGGAACTGGTACAGGTGCTGCACCAATCATCGCTAAGGCTGCAATGGACTGCGGCGCATTGACAGTTGCAGTAGTGACTAAGCCATTTTCGTTTGAAGGTAAGAAGCGTTGGAACAGAGCGACAAAGGGTATTCAGTATCTGACTAATTTTGTTGACTCTCTAGTTATCATTCCAAACGATAGACTTATTGATTCAAGTGAGAAGAACACTACAATGCTTGAGGCATTTTCAATGGCTGATGATGTATTAAGGCAGGGTGTTCAGGGCATCTCTGATCTTATTTCTGAGTACGGAATCGTTAATGTTGACTTTGCAGACGTTAAGACCATCATGGAGGGCAGAGGAGTTGCTCACATGGGTGTTGGTATTGGCACAGGAGACAATAGAATTGAGGATGCAGTTAGAAATGCTATCGAGAGTCCTCTTCTTGAAACATCAATCGATGGAGCAAGATCCATACTTCTATATGTTTGTGGTGGATATGATATGGGGATGCAGGACATCAGCAAGATTGCAAGCAAGATTCAAGACGAGGCTGATCCAGATGCGAATATCATATTCGGAGCTACAGTCAATGAAAATATGAATGATAAAGTGTCTATTACACTTATCGCAACAGATTTCACAAGCGGTGGTCTTTCTGCTCCAATCAATGAGACTCCTGAAGTTGCATCACCTAGTGTTCGTGGAACACGCGTTAATGTCGACGGACTTGAGGGGCAGATTGTTGACATGAGCGACTTCATGAAGGAAGACCACAAGGACAATAGTGGATCATCTGATTTTGATGTTCCTGATTTCCTTAAGTAG
- a CDS encoding endonuclease MutS2 — protein MNKKVLNLLEYNKIIDLLSAQAGAVLARERINGFAPMSNMRMVKEALTETTEAVSVILYKGSIPVGEIGNINGFLDIVSKGRSLTMRELLAINRSLAGAREVKDFLSSDVPEIPMINEINSLIVPNTKLESEINRCILSEDEMSDNASPELNKIRREIRNKNENIHRKIDSYRGVGNNNSYLQDAIVTLRNGRYVIPVKREYSSKVPGLIHDQSKTGATFFIEPQAIVSLNNELRELELAEQREIEHILQMLSDRVSEHYNDLKNNQELLIKLDVINAKGRLSIAMDAVSPKLNLDGYLDICAGRHPLLDREKVVPIDVSLGDGYDTLLITGPNTGGKTVTLKTIGLFILMTESGLHIPCHEESNIPLFKEVYAEIGDEQSIENNLSTFSSHMLNTANIIANADNESLVLLDEVGSGTDPTEGAALGVAMLEALKEKGAHIVATTHYTELKKYAISTEGVENASMEFDMDALAPTYKIKVGLPGKSNAFEISRKLGLDSNIIDRAISLMNGSDLEFEGAVSRVEEDKKEVDLALEEARIKAAEAEKKLKEADEKLAKAKESKHKIIESAKEEAREIISDANRTVNEVSKELRKAAKEGINNSSAVVADSKRKLREKSIENAMTPRRVKNTNIPRAEDLKPGTRIKLLKLGQNGEVETSPDSSGKLTVRIGALKMGAKIKDVMIIEDNKPGTKERKRRGYAKMNTDKAKLISPCINVIGKNLDDAELEVSKYIDDAFLSGINEVQIVHGRGEGILRGGIRSMLKRNKNIKSIAGASYDQGGEGVTVVTFIDK, from the coding sequence ATGAATAAGAAGGTTTTAAATCTTCTGGAATACAACAAAATAATAGACCTTCTTTCCGCTCAGGCTGGGGCAGTTCTTGCGCGAGAACGCATTAATGGATTTGCGCCTATGTCAAATATGCGGATGGTTAAGGAAGCATTAACGGAAACTACGGAAGCAGTTTCCGTTATTCTATATAAAGGCAGCATTCCGGTTGGAGAAATAGGGAACATCAATGGCTTTCTAGACATAGTAAGCAAGGGCAGATCATTAACGATGAGGGAGCTTCTTGCTATCAATCGTAGCCTAGCTGGTGCAAGGGAAGTCAAGGACTTCCTTTCTTCTGATGTTCCTGAAATTCCTATGATTAATGAGATAAATTCACTAATTGTTCCAAATACCAAGCTTGAGAGTGAAATAAACCGTTGCATACTGTCTGAAGATGAGATGTCTGATAATGCATCGCCTGAATTAAATAAAATTAGACGTGAAATCAGGAATAAAAATGAGAATATACACCGAAAAATCGACAGCTATAGGGGTGTAGGAAATAACAATTCATATCTGCAAGATGCGATTGTAACCTTAAGAAATGGTAGGTATGTAATTCCTGTTAAGCGTGAATATAGCAGCAAAGTGCCGGGGCTCATCCATGACCAGTCTAAAACAGGTGCTACGTTTTTTATCGAACCACAGGCTATAGTAAGTTTAAATAATGAGTTAAGAGAACTGGAATTAGCTGAGCAACGAGAAATTGAACACATTTTACAGATGCTATCTGATAGGGTTAGCGAGCATTATAACGATCTCAAGAATAATCAAGAATTGCTTATAAAGCTTGATGTCATCAATGCAAAGGGAAGACTTTCGATAGCGATGGATGCTGTGTCACCAAAGCTTAATCTAGATGGGTATCTAGATATTTGCGCAGGAAGACACCCACTTCTGGACAGGGAAAAGGTGGTACCAATTGACGTAAGCCTTGGTGATGGATACGATACACTTTTGATTACAGGTCCCAATACAGGTGGTAAGACTGTAACACTTAAGACCATCGGGCTGTTTATTCTAATGACGGAGTCAGGTCTACATATTCCGTGTCATGAGGAGAGCAATATCCCTCTCTTCAAGGAGGTCTATGCTGAAATAGGAGATGAACAGAGCATCGAAAATAATCTGAGTACATTTTCCTCTCATATGCTCAATACGGCAAATATTATTGCAAATGCAGATAATGAATCACTCGTGCTACTCGACGAAGTTGGCTCTGGAACTGATCCCACTGAAGGAGCAGCACTTGGTGTTGCGATGCTTGAAGCCTTGAAAGAAAAAGGTGCACACATCGTTGCAACTACACACTATACGGAGCTCAAGAAATATGCAATTTCAACAGAGGGCGTTGAAAATGCATCGATGGAGTTTGATATGGATGCACTTGCACCTACATATAAGATAAAAGTGGGTCTTCCTGGAAAGTCTAACGCATTTGAAATATCTAGAAAGCTTGGTCTTGATTCCAATATTATCGATAGAGCGATATCCCTAATGAATGGAAGTGACCTCGAGTTTGAAGGGGCAGTTTCGAGAGTGGAGGAGGATAAAAAGGAAGTTGATTTAGCGCTTGAAGAAGCTCGCATCAAAGCAGCCGAAGCAGAGAAAAAACTTAAAGAAGCTGATGAAAAGCTTGCAAAAGCAAAGGAAAGTAAGCATAAGATAATTGAATCTGCAAAGGAAGAAGCGCGTGAAATTATCAGCGATGCAAATAGGACGGTCAATGAAGTGAGCAAAGAGCTCAGAAAGGCAGCTAAGGAGGGTATAAATAATTCTTCGGCAGTTGTTGCTGACAGTAAACGCAAGCTCAGAGAGAAATCAATTGAAAATGCTATGACACCGCGCAGAGTTAAGAATACCAATATACCAAGGGCGGAGGATTTGAAGCCAGGCACTAGAATCAAGTTGCTTAAGCTTGGGCAGAATGGTGAAGTTGAAACTTCGCCTGATTCGTCAGGAAAACTGACAGTGAGAATCGGCGCGCTCAAGATGGGTGCAAAGATTAAAGATGTTATGATTATAGAGGACAATAAGCCTGGAACAAAAGAACGTAAGCGTAGGGGCTACGCAAAGATGAATACGGATAAGGCTAAGTTGATTTCACCATGTATTAATGTCATCGGTAAAAACCTTGATGATGCTGAACTAGAGGTTAGTAAATACATAGATGATGCCTTCTTGTCGGGTATAAACGAGGTGCAGATTGTACATGGACGAGGTGAAGGTATACTTCGTGGCGGCATCAGAAGCATGCTTAAGCGCAACAAAAACATTAAGTCCATTGCAGGTGCTTCATATGACCAAGGTGGTGAAGGGGTTACGGTAGTCACTTTTATAGACAAATAA
- a CDS encoding DUF523 domain-containing protein yields MFVVSSCLVGNNCKYNGGSNYNEEVVEFCRNHNVVLVCPEILGGLKSPRLPAEQQCTKKIDGNLEIRVIDKGGNDLTEPFHKGAMISLELALRRADELGEEIEGAILKANSPSCGSDQIYDGTFTSSLISGDGIFANLLKEQGIPVVSEKNFKENIL; encoded by the coding sequence ATGTTCGTCGTTAGCAGCTGCCTTGTGGGCAATAATTGCAAATATAATGGCGGTAGTAACTATAATGAGGAAGTTGTTGAATTTTGCCGTAATCACAATGTTGTTCTAGTGTGTCCAGAGATTTTAGGTGGCCTTAAATCACCAAGACTGCCAGCAGAGCAACAGTGCACGAAAAAAATTGATGGTAATTTAGAGATTCGCGTCATCGATAAGGGAGGTAACGACCTTACGGAACCTTTCCATAAAGGAGCTATGATATCGCTAGAATTAGCACTTAGGCGGGCAGACGAGCTAGGCGAAGAAATAGAAGGAGCTATCCTTAAGGCTAATAGTCCATCTTGCGGAAGTGACCAGATTTATGATGGAACATTTACAAGTAGCTTGATTTCTGGAGATGGCATCTTTGCCAATCTTCTTAAAGAACAAGGGATTCCAGTTGTGAGTGAGAAAAATTTCAAAGAAAACATATTATAA
- a CDS encoding TIGR02206 family membrane protein — protein sequence MQHFFRYTLDGDPNLNMKLIYVGLVIAIIIAYRYRKNDKLLKILLATNVILQITLFIWYLGYKELFIMEGLPLYHCRIAVLMMAVGYVAKRPVITRYFAWLGIIGTVIAFGVPDPSDYLWPHLTNITFICTHYLITMNSLIIISKKEVRLNLKNVVVITFIMNLVIMIANAILGSNYSYLMELPPSLPISINKYVIFTLMTILLVIGEMALDNIYLLITNKSVSDLSA from the coding sequence ATGCAACATTTTTTTAGATATACTTTAGATGGTGATCCGAACCTAAACATGAAACTCATATATGTGGGGCTAGTGATTGCAATAATTATCGCATATAGATATAGAAAAAATGATAAGTTACTGAAAATACTGCTAGCTACTAATGTGATACTGCAGATTACGTTGTTCATCTGGTATCTGGGCTATAAAGAGCTTTTTATCATGGAAGGACTGCCTTTATATCACTGTAGGATTGCTGTGCTTATGATGGCAGTGGGATATGTGGCAAAAAGGCCAGTGATTACCAGATACTTTGCGTGGTTAGGAATAATAGGCACCGTCATAGCATTCGGTGTACCAGATCCGTCTGACTATTTGTGGCCACATCTTACGAATATTACATTTATATGTACTCATTACCTAATCACTATGAATTCACTTATTATTATCTCTAAGAAGGAGGTAAGGCTGAATTTAAAGAACGTAGTGGTGATCACATTCATTATGAATTTGGTTATTATGATTGCAAATGCGATTCTTGGAAGTAATTATAGTTACCTAATGGAATTACCTCCATCACTTCCTATCAGTATTAATAAGTATGTTATATTCACATTAATGACTATACTTCTCGTAATTGGCGAAATGGCTCTCGATAATATTTATTTATTAATAACAAATAAAAGTGTAAGCGACCTAAGTGCATAG
- a CDS encoding TrmH family RNA methyltransferase, with the protein MEAYNEYGRKTNDESYRFISSPDNDKIRRVNKLSRKKYRDKKGEFVIEGINLVRAALSKSQHIKLVLISDDFDYGEIADALAEDVDYRNIYLIPRFLFDKISDAENGAGIMAVVDKRSYSLKTITSLEPIGTGNILVLDRLQDPGNIGTMIRTAVATGYSVVATLKGTADIYSPKVLRASAGMIFGISVIELADAEELKGLVSVLDKKIVVTDPREGCPYYECNLENDIALIIGNEGNGVSDEIMECSDVRVTIPMQGEVESLNAAICASILMYEAVRADE; encoded by the coding sequence GTGGAAGCTTATAACGAATATGGCAGGAAGACTAATGATGAGTCATATCGATTCATTAGCTCCCCTGACAACGATAAGATACGTCGCGTTAATAAACTTAGTAGAAAGAAATACCGCGATAAGAAGGGTGAGTTCGTTATCGAAGGAATTAACCTCGTAAGAGCGGCACTGAGTAAATCGCAACACATCAAGCTCGTTCTCATATCAGATGATTTCGATTATGGAGAGATAGCTGATGCGCTAGCTGAAGACGTTGATTATCGGAATATATACCTGATTCCGCGCTTTCTGTTTGATAAGATAAGCGATGCGGAAAATGGAGCTGGAATTATGGCAGTCGTTGATAAACGTTCCTATAGTTTGAAGACTATAACCAGCTTAGAACCTATTGGTACAGGTAATATTCTCGTGCTAGATAGACTTCAGGACCCGGGCAATATAGGAACTATGATTAGGACCGCTGTTGCTACAGGGTATTCGGTTGTTGCAACTCTTAAAGGTACGGCGGATATATATTCACCTAAAGTGCTGCGAGCTTCAGCAGGAATGATATTTGGGATTTCTGTTATAGAACTTGCAGATGCTGAAGAATTAAAGGGTTTAGTATCGGTACTTGATAAAAAGATTGTTGTTACAGATCCAAGAGAAGGGTGCCCTTATTATGAGTGTAACCTTGAAAATGATATAGCACTCATTATAGGAAATGAAGGCAATGGTGTTAGTGACGAGATTATGGAATGTTCTGACGTCCGTGTGACTATACCAATGCAAGGTGAAGTTGAATCACTTAATGCAGCGATTTGCGCTTCGATACTTATGTACGAGGCGGTAAGGGCTGATGAGTGA
- a CDS encoding tetratricopeptide repeat protein — translation MSKQKSKQDRIAKYLQDLNGGILFDELSDKYLKDAGVFEILHGIPVPIAAGVGDELTTLTIAFGMARVIGADTNFEYKDNYISYIKYIFGEDASKALIAEGAKYGQSRKYEVAAMFFRSVLVFDPKSRDALYLYGRACKDAYEQEKEDESYVGSFKAESLEVFELLTMIHTDFAMGYYFLGYGYANMGLYTKANLTWKTFIELTAASGDTEVEELRSEISERLDTLEEPVKIEEGVNCVLSGDYMGGLDILSKYKDGKYRDWWPLWYYMAVCAASLGEAESAIDYYKQALIYSPSNTDIMEELASVYTAIGDQVNALKYINKIDIVNNNIEQENF, via the coding sequence ATGTCAAAGCAAAAATCTAAACAGGATCGAATCGCAAAATACCTCCAGGATTTAAATGGAGGTATTTTATTTGACGAGCTATCAGACAAATATTTAAAAGATGCGGGGGTGTTTGAAATACTTCACGGCATCCCTGTTCCTATTGCGGCTGGAGTGGGTGACGAACTTACAACACTGACAATCGCTTTTGGGATGGCGAGAGTTATCGGAGCAGATACTAACTTTGAATATAAGGATAATTATATCTCATATATCAAGTATATATTCGGAGAAGATGCGAGCAAAGCTCTTATTGCAGAGGGTGCTAAGTATGGGCAATCTAGAAAATATGAAGTTGCAGCAATGTTCTTTAGATCTGTATTGGTATTCGATCCGAAGTCACGGGATGCACTTTATCTATACGGCAGGGCTTGTAAGGATGCATATGAACAGGAAAAAGAAGATGAATCTTATGTAGGAAGTTTTAAAGCTGAATCACTTGAAGTCTTTGAACTTCTAACGATGATACATACTGACTTTGCTATGGGATATTACTTCCTTGGCTATGGATATGCAAACATGGGACTATATACTAAAGCCAATCTTACATGGAAAACCTTTATAGAACTGACAGCAGCTTCTGGAGATACAGAAGTTGAAGAACTCCGTAGTGAGATTTCTGAAAGATTGGATACCCTTGAAGAACCTGTGAAGATAGAGGAGGGGGTAAACTGCGTACTTAGTGGAGATTACATGGGTGGTCTTGATATTCTATCTAAATACAAAGATGGGAAATACCGTGATTGGTGGCCTCTATGGTACTATATGGCGGTATGTGCGGCGTCTCTAGGCGAAGCAGAGTCAGCGATTGATTATTACAAGCAGGCTCTGATTTACTCTCCTAGCAATACAGATATAATGGAAGAGTTAGCCTCTGTATATACTGCTATAGGAGATCAGGTGAATGCTTTAAAGTACATAAATAAGATAGATATAGTTAATAACAATATAGAACAAGAAAATTTCTAA